TGATAAGCCAAACATTAATTGagttatattttcattttttgttgcTAAGTTCTTTTAAGTTAGTTGGTTGTTGTgatcataattatatatagctAAGCATTACAGAGGGAAACATGACAAAACTCAAAGTGTGACAGCAACAAAGAATCAAAGACTCAAAAGTACATGTGGTGGTCTTGAGTGATATTATTGGTCTTGAGCGATCTTCTCTAGATTTGCCATTATTTTGAGAgtccaccaccacctccactCCACCTGCCACCACCTCCACCACTGCCCCCAtcacctccatctccaccttcaCCCAATCTCTTTTCTTGACCAGATTTACTCACTTCATCATTTACCACCTTCATCTCTTTCCTCACCTGAGATTTCCAGTGATGGAAAACTCCATGTTCACCACCATGTTCACCTCCTCTCAATCCCACATTTTCTCCTTCTCCACAGACCAAATCTCCTCTCGAGTCACCAAATTTTTCTCTCTGAGTTCTACCCCCAAATCTGTTCATGCTTTCTTTGGACAGGATTGACTATGATTGCTTCTAGATCTGCTTACTTCTCCACCACATCTAGGCAAGTTTTCGCCCGTTGGCGGATTTTTGTCCACTTTAAAGAGGTTGTCCAGATTGCTTCAGCAATCACACCCTCTACGGTTACTTTGTTTCTCTTGGGCGTTCTTGAGCCCTGTGTGTGTTCCAACAGGTGGAGGAGGTGGCATGATTTGGTTCTACGGTGGTGGCTTATGTTCATGGAGCAGCATGAATGCGGAGATGGTATTTATTTGCGGCAGCAGATTCGGTGactgtttgataggattagggtttgtaattttctttggGCTTTTGGCTGGTAGCTGGGTTTGACTCATTGTgggttttattttatgtttgctAGGCATATGTGACTCTTTATCTAGGCATATGTGCCTCTTTTATATACCTCTTGTATTTTGCTTGATCCTTTGGATCTTCTATACAAtcattgacccaaaaaaagaagaagatattaTTGGTCTATATGACTCGTAATTATTTCTGATTGgtctcttaaattaatttttttttaacctcatgCATGGTCCCTACCACATTCGAGTGATATTATTAATTGGGACCACCACATGTCAGTGTCACGTAGTACTACAGGACCACAGAATAATTCGCCCAATATGCAATACCCAAAattgttaattattttattaGTTGGTACGTGCTCTAAGTTTTATATCAAAAATATCATcaatcattttaattttaatttatttattttggaagAGACGGAAATCTTCATCTCCAATCCTAATCTATTCTTAACCCTCTCATATGTCTTGCAATTCAAATCATCATAGTTTCTATAGTTGTAACAGATAACCTTTGTGTGTACAGTTTGTTTACTTTTGTAAGGAAAACCTAAACCGTTCAATATATTCATTGAAAAGTCTGGTTAATCTTACGAGTTCCGACTAAATACAAACAAACTTGTTTTTTGGAAATTCATTTCCAAATGGAAGTTGTCATCCTGTCATTTGAAAAATGTAAGCATAGAGGAGCTCATTCCAAACGTCTGGCACTCCAGGGAGGCACCAATGTATACAATCTGCAAAACTGCTAGGTTTTGCTAATTGCTTTTCTGTTAGAGCATCCCACTGCTTCCTATAAATTGATGGATGACCTTCTTTTCTGTACTCTGAGAGTTGCGTTATATTGAGTATTTGCACATCCAAACCTCTTGTTTTCAGCTCCCCAAGTACATTCTCAACAACACGCATCATTTTTGGATCCGATGCATTTCCCTTGTAGCCCTCCTCCTTAATCGGTTCAGTTTCTCCGTAGCAATTCTCGCCAGTAGTCACACCCCATTCTTCAGCGCTGTATGTGGGAGTTGTGATTTTCAGCGTCAAATATATGTGATCAGTATATGAATGCAATCACACTTTAAATATGATTTTAGCTACCAAAGTGAGGATAGTTTGATCACGACATGATAAAATGATAGATGTATCAAACTGACTAACTAATCGTATGAAACTTACCTTTGGTGAGTAGGTGACATGCTAACAAAGAACAACTTGGTCTTGTTTGGATTAACATGGACCTCCAACCAATCCGACCAAGTCTTTAGAGCCATTTCATACACTCTAGGCATCCCAACCTCTCTGTAAATTCCATCAGAGCTTTCAAAAGATCCCCACCTTAATTATTCATTGCAAAACGTACAACAGCAATTGTAAGTTCTAAAAGCAAAGTCGATCAAATGGGTTGTTGTTCTCTAATCTCTACGGCTCTACCTAATGGAAAGTGTACTTACAAGACACTCATCATGGACCTTCTCCACCAAAGATAGGAATTGAAAACAAGAAAGTCTGCATCAGTCCAATGTCTAGCATGCTTTTCAATTGCCTGAACCCTAACAATCCGTTCCGGTAACCGGTGATTCATCGGGTGATCTGAGTTCGATTCCACTAGCAATGGAGCCCAATAGAACTCAATTGTGGCATTGTATTCCTTAATCACCAATAATTAATCAGTAAGCAATAGCTGTGATATGATCAGTATCAAACTTATCTGCTGATGACCAAAATTCCTATATGATTATGATTGACGTTACCTTATAACTAACAACA
Above is a genomic segment from Rosa chinensis cultivar Old Blush chromosome 3, RchiOBHm-V2, whole genome shotgun sequence containing:
- the LOC112193559 gene encoding protein trichome birefringence-like 34, with product MCQISKMNHQMPKHKHQIVPNPKPWGSIRSSLHSLIAVLVATLLVATVYLTQEYGVQFLEDCTASTTVKTSEDSCNLFSGKWVFDNQSYPLYKGLQCTYMSDQLACEKFGRKDLSFQNWRWQPHQCDLPRFNATALLERLRNKRLVYVGDSLNRNQWVSMVCLIESAVPPELKSMYTNGSLTTFKATEYNATIEFYWAPLLVESNSDHPMNHRLPERIVRVQAIEKHARHWTDADFLVFNSYLWWRRSMMSVLWGSFESSDGIYREVGMPRVYEMALKTWSDWLEVHVNPNKTKLFFVSMSPTHQSAEEWGVTTGENCYGETEPIKEEGYKGNASDPKMMRVVENVLGELKTRGLDVQILNITQLSEYRKEGHPSIYRKQWDALTEKQLAKPSSFADCIHWCLPGVPDVWNELLYAYIFQMTG